From Vigna unguiculata cultivar IT97K-499-35 chromosome 5, ASM411807v1, whole genome shotgun sequence, the proteins below share one genomic window:
- the LOC114184172 gene encoding uncharacterized protein LOC114184172 isoform X1 gives MSPVQFVPSSSHAPRWLQVLLTEKFYNACIIHEEAKKNEKNVYCLDCCISLCPHCLSPHRSHRLLQIRRYVYHDVVRLDDAAKLIDCTSVQSYTTNSAKVVFLNQRPQTRNFRGSGNFCSTCDRSLQDPYHFCSLSCKINYLVRTTGSLSGYLFECNYLPLPESGLDDGLMTPDSVLEPAGSARTSSGSGGYGGVDCRTTLACTATTEIVRKKRTGGSGFRPPCRPACSPVSEISSGLMNRRKGNPQRAPLY, from the exons ATG TCACCCGTGCAGTTCGTTCCTTCCTCGTCTCATGCTCCTCGTTGGCTTCAAGTCCTCCTTACGGAGAAGTTCTACAACGCTTGCATAATTCACGAGGAGGCGAAGAAGAACGAGAAGAACGTCTATTGCTTGGATTGTTGCATCAGTCTCTGCCCTCACTGTTTGTCCCCTCACCGCTCTCATAGACTCTTGCAG ATTAGAAGATATGTGTATCATGATGTTGTGAGGTTGGATGACGCTGCAAAATTAATTGACTGCACTTCGGTTCAA TCCTACACAACCAACAGTGCAAAAGTGGTATTTTTAAACCAAAGGCCACAGACAAGGAACTTCAGAGGCTCCGGCAATTTCTGCAGCACCTGTGACAGAAGTCTGCAAGACCCATACCACTTCTGCTCCCTTTCTTGCAAG ATCAATTATCTCGTCAGAACAACGGGTTCTCTCTCCGGTTACCTCTTCGAGTGCAACTACTTGCCGTTACCAGAATCTGGGCTCGACGATGGTCTGATGACCCCTGACTCGGTTCTGGAACCGGCCGGTTCGGCCCGAACCTCGTCAGGCTCCGGAGGGTATGGCGGGGTGGATTGCAGGACCACCCTGGCTTGCACTGCAACCACTGAGATTGTGAGGAAGAAGAGAACCGGCGGGTCTGGTTTCCGGCCACCGTGCCGACCGGCGTGTTCGCCTGTGTCGGAAATCTCGTCGGGTCTGATGAACCGGAGGAAAGGGAACCCCCAGAGGGCCCCGCTGTATTGA